In Kitasatospora sp. NA04385, a single genomic region encodes these proteins:
- a CDS encoding protease pro-enzyme activation domain-containing protein — translation MRPRSLALAAALAVLPLTAVCLGTATAQAAPSPNAAARVALPQTVTPAVARSHRQGDVPADREISVAVSLKLRNTAELDRFLTAVATPGTAEYGHYLTPAQFTDRFGPTAADVEQVRAFLTAQGLRVDSVSANRQVVNATGTSARLSAAFGTHESTYTDPQQGGRAFFANDAAASVPAALAGTVEGVSGLNDHTVRTTRIAKPQAAAPQATPSGFGPAAYDGAYRLNQLGADGTGSTVALWEFDGYKSSNLTTYDGQFGLSGPAVSTVSVDGANYDAKPGDGQGEVELDSEIVRGVAPKATQLVYEAPNSDQGEIDMAAKIVSDNRVSVISISWGSCEPDTTASSMTAVNNSFKQAAAQGISIFSASGDDGSRDCTRSTSGSGVKAVDFPASSPYNTGVGGTNLKVSGSTYSSESAWSTAGGGVSTQFAKPSWQTGTNVTGTMRTVPDVSSNADPNSGFAIYTQGSSSPGWQVYGGTSAAAPLWSGFAALYNQKAKAAAKPVLGEANPKIYAVTNSSSYGSAFHDVTSGKNQDFSTKAGYDQVTGWGSPVADGLATALLGGGGTTPPPTGSCTAAQLLGNPGFETGSASPWTTSSGVVDNSSSEAAHGGSWKAWLDGYGSAHTDSLAQTVSVPSGCTAKLSFWLHVDTAETSTTTAYDKLTVSVNGTTVATYSNLDKGTGYAQRTVDLSAYAGQSVTVKFGGTEDASLQTSFVIDDTALNVS, via the coding sequence GTGCGACCCCGCTCGCTCGCCCTTGCCGCCGCCCTCGCGGTCCTTCCCCTCACCGCCGTCTGCCTGGGCACCGCCACCGCCCAGGCCGCGCCGTCCCCCAACGCCGCGGCCCGGGTGGCCCTGCCGCAGACCGTCACCCCGGCCGTCGCCCGCTCGCACCGGCAGGGCGACGTCCCGGCCGACCGCGAGATATCCGTGGCGGTCTCGCTGAAACTGCGGAACACCGCCGAACTGGACCGTTTCCTGACCGCGGTCGCCACCCCCGGCACCGCCGAGTACGGGCACTACCTGACGCCCGCGCAATTCACCGACCGGTTCGGCCCGACCGCGGCCGACGTCGAGCAGGTCCGGGCGTTCCTCACCGCCCAGGGCCTGCGGGTCGACTCGGTCAGCGCCAACCGCCAGGTGGTGAACGCCACCGGCACCAGCGCCCGGCTGTCCGCCGCCTTCGGCACCCACGAGTCGACGTACACCGACCCGCAGCAGGGCGGCCGGGCGTTCTTCGCCAACGACGCCGCCGCCTCGGTGCCGGCCGCGCTGGCGGGCACGGTCGAGGGCGTCAGCGGCCTGAACGACCACACCGTGCGCACCACCCGGATCGCCAAGCCGCAGGCCGCCGCCCCGCAGGCCACCCCGTCCGGCTTCGGCCCGGCGGCGTACGACGGCGCGTACCGGCTGAACCAGCTGGGCGCGGACGGCACCGGCTCGACCGTGGCGCTCTGGGAGTTCGACGGCTACAAGTCCTCGAACCTGACCACCTACGACGGCCAGTTCGGCCTGTCCGGCCCGGCGGTGAGCACCGTGTCGGTGGACGGCGCGAACTACGACGCCAAGCCCGGCGACGGCCAGGGCGAGGTGGAGCTGGACTCCGAGATCGTCCGCGGCGTCGCCCCGAAGGCCACCCAGCTGGTGTACGAGGCGCCCAACAGCGACCAGGGCGAGATCGACATGGCCGCCAAGATCGTCTCGGACAACCGGGTCTCGGTGATCTCCATCTCCTGGGGCTCCTGCGAACCGGACACCACCGCCTCCTCGATGACCGCGGTGAACAACTCCTTCAAGCAGGCCGCCGCCCAGGGCATCTCGATCTTCTCGGCCTCCGGTGACGACGGCTCCCGGGACTGCACCCGCTCCACCTCCGGCTCCGGCGTGAAGGCCGTGGACTTCCCCGCCTCCAGCCCGTACAACACCGGCGTCGGCGGCACCAACCTCAAGGTCTCCGGCAGCACCTACAGCTCCGAGAGCGCCTGGAGCACGGCCGGCGGCGGCGTCTCCACCCAGTTCGCCAAGCCGAGCTGGCAGACCGGCACCAACGTCACCGGCACCATGCGCACCGTCCCGGACGTCTCCTCCAACGCCGACCCGAACAGCGGTTTCGCGATCTACACCCAGGGCAGCTCCAGCCCCGGCTGGCAGGTCTACGGCGGCACCTCCGCCGCCGCCCCGCTGTGGTCCGGCTTCGCGGCCCTCTACAACCAGAAGGCCAAGGCCGCCGCCAAGCCGGTGCTCGGCGAGGCCAACCCGAAGATCTACGCCGTCACCAACTCGTCCTCCTACGGCAGCGCCTTCCACGACGTCACCAGCGGCAAGAACCAGGACTTCTCCACCAAGGCCGGGTACGACCAGGTCACCGGCTGGGGCAGCCCGGTCGCCGACGGCCTGGCCACCGCCCTGCTCGGCGGCGGCGGCACCACCCCGCCGCCCACCGGCTCCTGCACCGCCGCCCAACTGCTCGGCAACCCCGGCTTCGAGACCGGCTCCGCCTCCCCGTGGACCACCTCCTCCGGCGTGGTCGACAACTCCTCCTCCGAGGCCGCGCACGGCGGCTCCTGGAAGGCCTGGCTGGACGGCTACGGCTCCGCCCACACCGACAGCCTCGCCCAGACGGTGTCCGTCCCGTCCGGCTGCACCGCCAAGCTGAGCTTCTGGCTGCACGTGGACACCGCCGAGACCAGCACCACCACCGCGTACGACAAGCTCACCGTCTCGGTGAACGGCACCACCGTCGCGACGTACTCCAACCTGGACAAGGGCACCGGCTACGCGCAGCGGACCGTCGACCTGAGCGCCTACGCCGGACAGAGCGTCACGGTGAAGTTCGGCGGCACCGAGGACGCCTCGCTGCAGACCTCCTTCGTGATCGACGACACCGCGCTCAACGTGTCCTGA
- a CDS encoding FAD-dependent monooxygenase has protein sequence MSETEFTADVLVVGAGPTGLLLAGDLAAAGLRVTVLDKRAEESNLTRAFAVHARTLELLDARGLADELIATGQTMPSMRVFGRLRIDFAHLPTRFPFVLVTPQSNTERVLRERAVKAGAELRRGAEVTGLRQDAGGVTLTARTADGERSFRARYAVGADGVHSSVRDLLGVPFPGEAAVRSVMLADVRLEHEPEEPLTAGAGEAGFAFLAPFGDGWYRVIGWSREHQVPDSDPVVLGELADLLREVTGRDLGVLEARWTSRFHSDERQAPSYRSGRVFLAGDAAHCHSPAGGQGMNTGLQDAANLGWKLASVVRGWSPDALLDTYQTERHPVGRAVLRSSGALVRLAQGRHAPTRALRSAIGAAAGHLGPLAELGAKQVSGIGYAYPAEKGAHPLVGRRVPDLRLAVDVPGGPARLHEALRSGRAVLVSNDELSVADSWAERVVTAAPADPHGKLRDTVLLVRPDGYAAWACADPTRGELRAALSRWLGRP, from the coding sequence ATGTCCGAGACGGAGTTCACCGCGGACGTGCTGGTGGTCGGCGCCGGCCCGACCGGCCTGCTGCTCGCGGGCGACCTGGCCGCGGCCGGCCTGCGGGTGACGGTGCTGGACAAGCGGGCCGAGGAGTCGAACCTGACCAGGGCGTTCGCCGTGCACGCCCGGACCCTGGAACTGCTGGACGCCCGCGGCCTGGCCGACGAGCTGATCGCCACCGGCCAGACGATGCCCTCGATGCGGGTGTTCGGCCGGCTCCGGATCGACTTCGCCCACCTGCCCACCCGCTTCCCGTTCGTCCTGGTCACCCCGCAGTCGAACACCGAGCGGGTGCTGCGCGAACGGGCCGTCAAGGCCGGGGCCGAGCTGCGCCGCGGCGCCGAGGTGACCGGCCTGCGGCAGGACGCCGGGGGCGTCACGCTGACCGCCCGCACCGCCGACGGCGAGCGCTCCTTCCGGGCCCGGTACGCGGTCGGCGCGGACGGCGTGCACTCCTCGGTGCGCGACCTGCTGGGCGTGCCGTTCCCCGGCGAGGCCGCGGTGCGCTCGGTGATGCTGGCCGACGTCCGGCTGGAGCACGAGCCCGAGGAGCCGCTGACGGCGGGCGCGGGCGAGGCCGGGTTCGCCTTCCTGGCCCCGTTCGGGGACGGCTGGTACCGGGTGATCGGCTGGAGCCGCGAGCACCAGGTGCCGGACTCCGACCCGGTCGTGCTGGGCGAACTCGCCGACCTGCTGCGCGAGGTGACCGGCCGTGACCTGGGGGTGCTGGAGGCCCGCTGGACCTCCCGCTTCCACAGCGACGAGCGCCAGGCGCCCAGCTACCGCTCCGGCCGGGTCTTCCTCGCGGGGGACGCCGCGCACTGCCACTCCCCGGCCGGCGGCCAGGGCATGAACACCGGCCTGCAGGACGCCGCCAACCTGGGCTGGAAGCTGGCCTCGGTGGTCCGCGGCTGGTCGCCCGACGCCCTGCTGGACACCTACCAGACCGAGCGCCACCCGGTCGGCCGGGCGGTGCTGCGCTCCTCCGGCGCCCTGGTCCGGCTCGCCCAGGGCCGGCACGCCCCGACCAGGGCGCTGCGCTCGGCGATCGGCGCGGCCGCCGGCCACCTGGGCCCGCTGGCCGAGCTGGGCGCCAAGCAGGTCTCCGGCATCGGGTACGCCTACCCGGCCGAGAAGGGCGCCCACCCGCTGGTCGGCCGCCGCGTCCCCGACCTGCGCCTGGCGGTGGACGTGCCGGGCGGCCCGGCCCGGCTGCACGAGGCGCTGCGCTCCGGCCGGGCGGTGCTGGTCAGCAACGACGAGCTGTCGGTGGCGGACTCCTGGGCGGAGCGGGTGGTCACCGCGGCCCCCGCCGACCCGCACGGCAAGCTGCGCGACACCGTGCTGCTGGTGCGCCCGGACGGGTACGCGGCCTGGGCCTGCGCGGACCCGACCAGGGGCGAGCTGCGGGCGGCGCTGAGCCGGTGGCTGGGCCGGCCCTGA
- a CDS encoding dolichyl-phosphate beta-glucosyltransferase: MTQPAMRRTLRPVPAVGGRDGADTVVRTRLVEIVVPVYNEQHSLERCVRELHAYLAETFPYDYLITVADNASVDGTWEVATALAAELGPVRAVHLDLKGRGRALRQVWGDSTADVVAYMDVDLSTGLEAFLPLVAPLLSGHSDLAIGSRLHRGSAVVRGPKREFISRTYNLLLRATMAAKFSDAQCGFKAGRTEVVKRLLEEVEDNAWFFDTELLLLAEASGLRIHEVPVDWVDDPDSRVDIVRTVVDDLKGMARVARRTLAGRGGVELPDRVRRAQVPPGLGWQSVSFAVIGGLCTLAYLLLFLGLRQLAPALAANALALAVTAVFNTAANRRFTFGVTGRRDALKHQLEGGLAFLVGLALTSGAVAVLHAASPGAGPGVELAVLVAANAAATLVRFVLLRVWVFNPRRS; this comes from the coding sequence ATGACACAGCCAGCGATGCGCCGGACCCTGCGCCCCGTCCCGGCGGTCGGCGGCCGGGACGGGGCCGACACCGTGGTGAGGACCAGGCTCGTGGAGATCGTCGTACCCGTGTACAACGAGCAGCACTCGCTGGAGCGCTGCGTCCGTGAGCTGCACGCCTACCTGGCCGAGACGTTCCCGTACGACTACCTGATCACGGTGGCGGACAACGCCTCGGTCGACGGCACCTGGGAGGTCGCCACCGCGCTGGCCGCGGAGCTCGGGCCGGTGCGCGCCGTGCACCTCGATCTCAAGGGGCGGGGGCGGGCGCTGCGCCAGGTGTGGGGCGACAGCACGGCCGACGTGGTGGCGTACATGGACGTCGACCTGTCGACCGGCCTGGAGGCCTTCCTGCCGCTGGTCGCGCCGCTGCTGTCCGGCCACAGCGACCTGGCCATCGGCAGCCGGCTGCACCGGGGCTCGGCGGTGGTGCGCGGCCCCAAGCGGGAGTTCATCTCGCGCACCTACAACCTCCTGCTGCGGGCCACCATGGCGGCCAAGTTCTCCGACGCCCAGTGCGGGTTCAAGGCGGGCCGCACCGAGGTGGTCAAGCGGCTGCTGGAGGAGGTCGAGGACAACGCCTGGTTCTTCGACACCGAACTGCTGCTGCTCGCCGAGGCCTCCGGGCTGCGGATCCACGAGGTGCCGGTGGACTGGGTGGACGACCCGGACAGCCGGGTGGACATCGTCCGCACCGTCGTCGACGACCTCAAGGGCATGGCCCGGGTCGCCCGGCGCACCCTGGCGGGCCGGGGCGGCGTGGAGCTGCCCGACCGGGTCCGGCGGGCGCAGGTGCCGCCCGGGCTGGGCTGGCAGTCCGTCAGCTTCGCGGTGATCGGCGGCCTGTGCACGCTGGCCTACCTGCTGCTGTTCCTGGGGCTGCGGCAGCTGGCGCCCGCGCTGGCCGCCAACGCGCTGGCGCTGGCCGTCACCGCGGTCTTCAACACCGCCGCCAACCGGCGCTTCACCTTCGGCGTGACCGGCCGCCGGGACGCCCTCAAGCACCAACTGGAGGGCGGGCTGGCCTTCCTGGTCGGCCTGGCGCTCACCAGCGGCGCCGTCGCCGTGCTGCACGCCGCCTCGCCGGGCGCCGGGCCCGGGGTGGAGCTGGCGGTGCTGGTGGCGGCCAACGCGGCCGCGACGCTGGTGCGGTTCGTGCTGCTGCGGGTGTGGGTGTTCAACCCCCGCCGCTCCTAG
- a CDS encoding SigE family RNA polymerase sigma factor: MTDEEFDAFYVSSFSPLVRQIYAMTGDYNEAQDAVQEAFLRAWGRRGELSGAGSPHAWIRTVAWRLAAGRWRRARRGLDLVLRNHLHEDAPGPGPEHTALVAGLRRLPAAQRQAIVLFHLCDLTVAEVARETGVAEGTVKARLSRGRAALAEHLSDRDERELIRA, encoded by the coding sequence ATGACCGATGAGGAGTTCGACGCGTTCTACGTGTCGTCGTTCTCCCCCCTGGTGAGGCAGATCTACGCCATGACGGGGGACTACAACGAGGCGCAGGACGCGGTGCAGGAGGCGTTCCTGCGCGCCTGGGGGCGGCGCGGGGAGCTGAGCGGCGCGGGGTCGCCGCACGCCTGGATCCGCACGGTGGCCTGGCGGCTGGCCGCCGGCCGCTGGCGGCGGGCGCGCCGGGGCCTGGACCTGGTGCTCCGCAACCACCTCCACGAGGACGCGCCCGGCCCCGGGCCCGAGCACACCGCGCTGGTCGCGGGGCTGCGCAGGCTCCCGGCGGCGCAGCGGCAGGCCATCGTCCTCTTCCACCTGTGCGACCTGACCGTGGCCGAGGTCGCCCGGGAGACCGGGGTCGCCGAGGGCACCGTCAAGGCCCGGCTCTCCCGCGGCCGGGCGGCGCTGGCCGAACACCTTTCCGACCGGGACGAGAGGGAACTCATCCGTGCCTGA
- a CDS encoding L,D-transpeptidase, whose translation MPDHASPETDDLSAALRHLVADVPSAVPLPPAEVHRTGIRRRRRRRAVLGSAAVLAAGVVIAGGLRYGTAPQPSAPAPAAASPSPTAGRTGAAVPGAVIDTDGHRLTVTGKDGRVTVLGVTAGRPGNETPSGRMTVQEKLPKVGLFDDGASGGPESVTADWCVRLVRTGSATPTYVCSMPWLSPSAVGKANTTRGAVGLSADDARWFYDHVAPGDTVEVVGSSAGGPSGAPPSP comes from the coding sequence GTGCCTGACCACGCCAGCCCCGAGACCGACGACCTCTCCGCCGCCCTGCGGCACCTGGTCGCCGACGTTCCGTCCGCGGTCCCCCTGCCGCCCGCCGAGGTGCACCGCACCGGTATCCGCCGCCGCCGTCGGCGCCGCGCCGTGCTGGGGTCCGCGGCCGTGCTCGCGGCCGGGGTCGTGATCGCCGGCGGCCTGCGGTACGGCACCGCACCGCAGCCGTCGGCCCCGGCCCCGGCGGCGGCCTCGCCGTCGCCGACGGCCGGGCGGACCGGGGCCGCGGTGCCCGGCGCCGTCATCGACACCGACGGCCACCGGTTGACGGTCACCGGGAAGGACGGCCGGGTGACGGTGCTCGGCGTCACGGCGGGTCGGCCGGGCAACGAGACGCCGAGCGGGCGGATGACGGTCCAGGAGAAGCTCCCGAAGGTCGGGCTGTTCGACGACGGCGCCTCCGGCGGACCGGAGAGCGTGACCGCGGACTGGTGCGTCCGGCTGGTCCGGACCGGCAGCGCGACCCCCACCTACGTCTGCTCGATGCCCTGGCTGTCCCCCTCCGCCGTCGGGAAGGCGAACACCACCCGCGGAGCCGTGGGCCTGTCGGCGGACGACGCGCGGTGGTTCTACGACCACGTCGCCCCCGGCGACACCGTCGAGGTGGTCGGCTCCTCCGCCGGCGGCCCGTCCGGCGCACCGCCCTCCCCGTAG
- the paaN gene encoding phenylacetic acid degradation protein PaaN, which translates to MAAATPALPVAELLARHQETLDRALAAIADRDHWSPYPEFPKAYGEGAAADGKAAFDALLGREFELPGHPGGGEPVTGEASPYGVELGVSYPHAEPDALLAALEAARPGWARATPAERAAVCLEVLARINARSHEFAQAVMHTTGQAYGMAFQAGGPHAQDRGLEAVAYAYAEQTRLPRSARWTKPQGKREPLVMTKEFTAVPRGTALLVGCNTFPTWNGYPGLFASLATGNGVLVKPHPRAVLPLALTVRIAREVLAEAGFDPDLVCLAAEHEGSAIAKVLALRPEVRLIDYTGSTGFGDWLEDNARQALVYTEKAGVNTVVLDSTDDYRGMLDNLAFSLSLYSGQMCTTPQNLLIPRTGIRTEDGERSYDQVVADLAAAVEGLLGDDARAAAILGAVVNPGVLARSAAAAGGELGELALAPRVVASAEFPGATIRTPALVKADADKPDDRSRFLTECFGPVAFAVAVESTAAAVELLRRTTAEHGAMTAGAYTTDPAVESALVEACLDAGVSLSLNLTGGVYVNQTAAFSDLHGTGANPAANAAYCDAAFVAGRFRTVEIRK; encoded by the coding sequence ATGGCCGCTGCGACCCCCGCCCTGCCGGTCGCCGAACTGCTCGCCCGCCACCAGGAGACCCTGGACCGCGCGCTGGCCGCGATCGCCGACCGCGACCACTGGTCCCCGTACCCGGAGTTCCCCAAGGCGTACGGGGAGGGCGCCGCCGCCGACGGCAAGGCCGCCTTCGACGCCCTGCTGGGCCGGGAGTTCGAGCTGCCCGGCCACCCCGGCGGCGGCGAGCCGGTGACCGGCGAGGCGAGCCCGTACGGCGTCGAACTGGGCGTCAGCTACCCGCACGCCGAGCCGGACGCGCTGCTGGCCGCGCTGGAGGCGGCCCGGCCCGGCTGGGCCAGGGCCACCCCGGCCGAGCGGGCCGCGGTCTGCCTGGAGGTGCTGGCCCGGATCAACGCCCGCTCGCACGAGTTCGCGCAGGCGGTGATGCACACCACCGGCCAGGCGTACGGCATGGCGTTCCAGGCGGGCGGCCCGCACGCGCAGGACCGCGGCCTGGAGGCGGTGGCGTACGCGTACGCCGAGCAGACCAGGCTGCCCCGCTCGGCCCGCTGGACCAAGCCCCAGGGCAAGCGCGAACCCCTGGTGATGACCAAGGAGTTCACCGCCGTCCCGCGCGGCACCGCGCTGCTGGTCGGCTGCAACACCTTCCCGACCTGGAACGGCTACCCGGGCCTGTTCGCCTCGCTGGCCACCGGCAACGGCGTGCTGGTCAAGCCGCACCCGCGCGCGGTGCTGCCGCTGGCGCTGACCGTGCGGATCGCCCGCGAGGTGCTCGCCGAGGCCGGGTTCGACCCGGACCTGGTCTGCCTGGCCGCCGAGCACGAGGGCTCGGCGATCGCCAAGGTGCTGGCGCTGCGGCCCGAGGTGCGGCTGATCGACTACACCGGCTCCACCGGCTTCGGCGACTGGCTGGAGGACAACGCCCGGCAGGCCCTGGTGTACACCGAGAAGGCCGGCGTCAACACCGTCGTCCTCGACTCCACCGACGACTACCGCGGCATGCTGGACAACCTGGCGTTCTCGCTCAGCCTGTACAGCGGCCAGATGTGCACCACCCCGCAGAACCTGCTGATCCCGCGCACCGGCATCCGCACCGAGGACGGCGAGCGCTCCTACGACCAGGTGGTCGCCGACCTGGCGGCCGCCGTCGAGGGGCTGCTCGGCGACGACGCCCGGGCCGCCGCGATCCTGGGCGCCGTGGTCAACCCGGGCGTGCTGGCCCGCAGCGCCGCCGCGGCCGGCGGCGAGCTGGGCGAACTCGCCCTCGCCCCGCGGGTGGTGGCCTCCGCCGAGTTCCCGGGCGCGACCATCCGCACCCCCGCGCTGGTGAAGGCCGACGCCGACAAGCCGGACGACCGCTCCCGCTTCCTGACCGAGTGCTTCGGCCCGGTCGCCTTCGCGGTCGCCGTCGAGTCCACCGCCGCCGCCGTCGAGTTGCTGCGCCGCACCACCGCCGAGCACGGCGCGATGACCGCCGGCGCCTACACCACCGACCCGGCGGTCGAGTCCGCCCTGGTCGAAGCCTGCCTGGACGCCGGGGTCTCGCTCTCGCTCAACCTGACCGGCGGGGTCTACGTCAACCAGACCGCGGCCTTCTCCGACCTGCACGGCACCGGCGCCAACCCGGCCGCCAACGCGGCGTACTGCGACGCCGCGTTCGTGGCCGGCCGCTTCCGCACCGTCGAGATCCGCAAGTAG
- a CDS encoding glycosyltransferase family 39 protein, which produces MAMAASPDTELVERPDPPADEVPAALSPREWLRRAAREYGPALAVFGAVRLIAFAVFAWLLSWSGEYLTKTPRFGGGKHVWDVVGGWDGWWYQQVAQNGYDPKLLPSTSGPWTIEQNSVAFFPLYPGLIKMVSAVTGLNTLGAGILVSVVTSFVAAAGIYAVAKLIAGHRAAVIAAGVWGLFPGSGVEWAVYSDSLFVALASWACYFVMTRNWLAAGVTTFVAGLNRPTSAALAAAVGVAALIALWQRKDGVLGPLAAMVIAPLGFIGYIAWASWRMGSWTAYFDLQRGGWLHYFDWGAHTGNVLQNLLLGHHDYIFGYPTEDMIALFLVFSLPILLFLMVRMRVPAFLVVYTCVTIVLVLGSQQIFGNTSRYLLPCFPLFLPIAVALKRLSRASLAVTLGTIAAASGWYAGYVLFELGIP; this is translated from the coding sequence ATGGCGATGGCAGCGAGCCCCGACACCGAACTGGTCGAACGACCCGATCCGCCCGCGGACGAGGTCCCCGCGGCGCTGAGCCCGCGCGAGTGGCTGCGCCGCGCGGCGCGGGAGTACGGCCCGGCCCTGGCGGTGTTCGGGGCGGTCCGGCTGATCGCGTTCGCGGTCTTCGCGTGGCTGCTGTCCTGGTCGGGCGAGTACCTGACCAAGACGCCCAGGTTCGGCGGCGGCAAGCACGTCTGGGACGTGGTCGGCGGCTGGGACGGCTGGTGGTACCAGCAGGTCGCGCAGAACGGCTACGACCCGAAGCTGCTGCCCTCCACCTCCGGGCCGTGGACGATCGAGCAGAACTCGGTCGCGTTCTTCCCCCTCTACCCGGGCCTGATCAAGATGGTCTCCGCGGTGACCGGCCTGAACACGCTGGGCGCGGGCATCCTGGTCTCGGTGGTGACCTCGTTCGTCGCCGCGGCCGGCATCTACGCGGTGGCCAAGCTGATCGCGGGCCACCGGGCGGCGGTGATCGCGGCCGGCGTCTGGGGCCTGTTCCCCGGCTCCGGCGTCGAGTGGGCGGTCTACTCGGACTCGCTGTTCGTCGCCCTCGCCTCCTGGGCCTGCTACTTCGTGATGACCCGCAACTGGCTGGCCGCCGGCGTCACCACCTTCGTCGCCGGGCTGAACCGGCCGACCTCCGCCGCCCTGGCCGCGGCGGTCGGCGTGGCCGCGCTGATCGCGCTGTGGCAGCGCAAGGACGGCGTGCTCGGCCCGCTGGCCGCGATGGTGATCGCCCCGCTCGGCTTCATCGGCTACATCGCGTGGGCGAGTTGGCGGATGGGCAGCTGGACCGCCTACTTCGACCTGCAGCGCGGCGGCTGGCTGCACTACTTCGACTGGGGCGCGCACACCGGCAACGTGCTGCAGAACCTGCTGCTCGGCCACCACGACTACATCTTCGGCTACCCCACCGAGGACATGATCGCGCTGTTCCTGGTGTTCAGCCTGCCGATCCTGCTCTTCCTGATGGTCCGGATGCGGGTGCCGGCCTTCCTGGTCGTCTACACCTGCGTCACCATCGTGCTGGTCCTGGGCAGCCAGCAGATCTTCGGCAACACCTCCCGCTACCTGCTGCCCTGCTTCCCGCTCTTCCTCCCGATCGCCGTCGCCCTCAAGCGCCTCTCCCGCGCCTCGCTGGCCGTCACCCTGGGCACCATCGCCGCGGCCTCCGGCTGGTACGCCGGCTACGTCCTGTTCGAGCTGGGAATTCCGTAA
- a CDS encoding glycosyltransferase family 2 protein, giving the protein MSAAAQAGVLLSVVVPMYNEEDALPAFAARMRPVLDGLGARYEVVAVDDGSADKTAALLRDLAADWPELRMVRLRRNSGHQAALTAGLDHAVGDYVASIDADLQDPPEKIPEMLELARAEELDIVYGVREDRSTDTGFKRWTAGGYYWLIRRLVGRQVPSNAGDFRLLSREAVEALRELPDQQRVYRLLVPWLGFPSGEVRYVREERVAGTTKYPLTKMVRLALDSITGFSAAPLRLATWLGTVAFFTCLLLLAFCLAVYLFGATVPGWTSLFVGLLFIGGVQLICVGLLGEYVARIYTSVQRRPAYFVAEDTARPAGRRAGTAAERVSGQASRA; this is encoded by the coding sequence ATGAGTGCAGCGGCACAAGCAGGCGTTCTGCTGTCGGTGGTCGTCCCCATGTACAACGAGGAGGACGCGCTGCCGGCCTTCGCGGCCCGGATGCGCCCGGTGCTGGACGGGCTCGGCGCCCGCTACGAGGTGGTCGCCGTGGACGACGGCAGCGCCGACAAGACCGCCGCCCTGCTGCGCGACCTGGCCGCCGACTGGCCCGAGCTGCGGATGGTCCGGCTGCGCCGCAACAGCGGCCACCAGGCCGCGCTGACCGCCGGCCTCGACCACGCCGTCGGCGACTACGTGGCCAGCATCGACGCCGACCTGCAGGACCCGCCGGAGAAGATCCCGGAGATGCTGGAGCTGGCCCGCGCCGAGGAGCTGGACATCGTCTACGGGGTGCGCGAGGACCGCTCCACCGACACCGGCTTCAAGCGCTGGACGGCCGGCGGCTACTACTGGCTGATCCGCCGCCTGGTGGGGCGGCAGGTGCCGTCCAACGCCGGGGACTTCCGGCTGCTCAGCCGGGAGGCCGTCGAGGCGCTCAGGGAACTGCCCGACCAGCAGCGGGTCTACCGGCTGCTGGTGCCCTGGCTGGGCTTCCCCAGCGGCGAGGTGCGCTACGTCCGCGAGGAGCGGGTGGCCGGGACCACCAAGTACCCGCTGACCAAGATGGTCCGGCTCGCCCTGGACAGCATCACCGGCTTCTCCGCCGCCCCGCTGCGGCTGGCCACCTGGCTCGGCACCGTCGCCTTCTTCACCTGCCTGCTGCTGCTGGCCTTCTGCCTGGCGGTCTACCTGTTCGGCGCCACCGTGCCCGGCTGGACCTCGCTCTTCGTCGGCCTGCTGTTCATCGGCGGGGTGCAGCTGATCTGCGTCGGCCTGCTCGGCGAGTACGTCGCCCGGATCTACACCTCGGTGCAGCGCCGCCCCGCCTACTTCGTCGCCGAGGACACCGCCCGGCCGGCCGGGCGGCGGGCCGGGACGGCGGCCGAGCGGGTGTCCGGGCAGGCGTCCCGGGCCTGA
- a CDS encoding TetR/AcrR family transcriptional regulator — protein sequence MADHPTRAAYTVDSLLAVTVRVFNERGYDGTSMEDLSRAAGISKSSIYHHVRGKEELLRLAVGRALDALFAILDEPSAVRGRPVDRLEHVVRRTAEVLLAELPYVTLLLRVRGNTATEQWALERRRDFDHRVAELVQDAVDAGQLRADVEPRLATRLLFGTVNSLVEWYRPGQRGAEGLPDAVARFAFDGLRAG from the coding sequence ATGGCCGACCACCCCACGCGCGCCGCCTACACCGTCGACTCGCTGCTCGCCGTCACCGTGCGGGTCTTCAACGAACGCGGCTACGACGGCACTTCGATGGAGGACCTGTCCAGGGCCGCCGGGATCTCCAAGTCCTCGATCTACCACCACGTGCGCGGCAAGGAGGAGCTGCTGCGGCTCGCGGTCGGCCGGGCGCTGGACGCGCTGTTCGCGATCCTCGACGAGCCGTCCGCCGTCCGCGGCCGCCCGGTGGACCGGCTGGAGCACGTGGTGCGCCGCACCGCCGAGGTGCTGCTGGCCGAACTGCCCTACGTGACGCTGCTGCTGCGGGTGCGCGGCAACACCGCCACCGAGCAGTGGGCGCTGGAGCGGCGCCGCGACTTCGACCACCGGGTCGCCGAGCTCGTCCAGGACGCCGTCGACGCCGGGCAGCTGCGCGCCGACGTCGAACCCCGGCTGGCCACCCGGCTGCTGTTCGGCACCGTCAACTCGCTGGTGGAGTGGTACCGGCCCGGCCAGCGCGGCGCCGAGGGCCTGCCCGACGCGGTGGCCCGGTTCGCCTTCGACGGCCTGCGCGCCGGGTGA